One genomic region from Arthrobacter sp. FB24 encodes:
- a CDS encoding excalibur calcium-binding domain-containing protein: MKKMLTLVVLTGLMLTGCGGQQAASSATAVADVSDAVTVPSVMGMTLDKATDQLENLGLKVKADDTADGKMIMSKKNWQVTSQDPAEGAKVAKDSTVHLGVKNLEKEAAEKAAADKAAAEKAAAAKAAADKAAADKAAADKAAADKAAADAAAAAAAKVAAEQAAAQKAAPPAQVPAAPAPAPAPVAPAAPATAYYPNCAAVKAAGAAPLYSGQPGYSTSLDRDRDGVACEK; the protein is encoded by the coding sequence ATGAAAAAGATGTTGACACTGGTAGTCCTAACCGGCCTCATGCTGACCGGATGCGGCGGTCAGCAGGCGGCATCGTCCGCAACCGCTGTTGCAGACGTCTCAGACGCTGTCACGGTTCCCAGCGTGATGGGCATGACCCTGGATAAGGCCACGGATCAGCTGGAAAACCTTGGGCTCAAGGTCAAGGCGGACGACACCGCCGACGGCAAAATGATCATGTCCAAGAAGAACTGGCAGGTGACGTCCCAGGACCCCGCGGAGGGCGCGAAGGTGGCGAAGGACTCCACCGTGCACCTCGGCGTCAAGAACCTCGAGAAGGAGGCGGCGGAAAAGGCCGCCGCGGACAAGGCGGCTGCAGAGAAGGCTGCGGCGGCAAAGGCTGCTGCGGACAAGGCTGCGGCCGATAAGGCCGCGGCAGATAAGGCGGCAGCTGACAAGGCTGCAGCAGATGCGGCTGCGGCTGCTGCCGCGAAGGTGGCCGCCGAGCAGGCTGCGGCTCAAAAGGCAGCCCCTCCGGCGCAGGTTCCCGCTGCGCCGGCGCCGGCACCGGCGCCGGTAGCTCCCGCCGCTCCGGCCACCGCGTACTATCCCAACTGTGCCGCCGTCAAGGCCGCAGGTGCCGCGCCGCTCTACTCCGGCCAGCCCGGTTACAGCACCAGCCTTGACCGCGATCGCGACGGCGTGGCCTGCGAGAAATAG